One genomic segment of Pseudomonas sp. RU47 includes these proteins:
- a CDS encoding M48 metallopeptidase family protein: protein MTVLKYLQAYPAQLQDQVRQLIAEGRLGEYLNQRYSGRHDVQSDKALYSYALDLKQEYLRNAPAIDKVLFDNRLDLTHRALGLHTTVSRVQGGKLKAKKEIRIASLFKDAAPDFLKMIVVHELAHFKESDHNKAFYKLCEHMLPGYHQVEFDLRVYLTWRDMQA, encoded by the coding sequence ATGACTGTGTTGAAGTACCTCCAGGCCTATCCCGCGCAATTGCAGGACCAGGTGCGCCAACTGATCGCCGAAGGGCGGCTGGGTGAATACCTGAATCAACGCTATTCAGGGCGGCACGATGTGCAGAGCGACAAGGCCTTGTACAGCTACGCGCTGGACTTGAAGCAGGAATACCTGCGCAACGCGCCGGCCATCGACAAGGTGCTGTTCGACAACCGCCTCGACCTGACCCACCGCGCCCTCGGTCTGCACACCACTGTGTCGCGGGTGCAGGGCGGCAAGCTCAAGGCCAAGAAAGAGATTCGTATCGCCTCGTTGTTCAAGGACGCCGCGCCGGACTTTCTGAAAATGATCGTCGTGCATGAACTGGCGCACTTCAAGGAATCGGATCACAACAAGGCGTTCTATAAATTGTGCGAGCACATGCTGCCGGGGTATCACCAGGTCGAGTTTGATCTGCGCGTGTACCTGACGTGGCGCGATATGCAGGCTTAA
- a CDS encoding GNAT family N-acetyltransferase translates to MTIEWVCKHHSDLGKEQLYALLKLRSDVFVVEQKCAYPDLDGQDLEGDTYHLMGWEDDQLMAYLRLLDPESQGGDVVIGRVITAPQGRGKGLGHEMMEQALKQAEKHWPQVPIYLSAQAHLQGYYGKYGFVVAGEEYLEDDIPHIGMRRP, encoded by the coding sequence ATGACAATCGAGTGGGTCTGCAAACATCACAGTGATCTGGGCAAGGAGCAGCTGTACGCGCTGTTGAAGCTGCGCTCAGACGTGTTCGTCGTCGAACAGAAATGCGCTTATCCGGACCTCGACGGCCAGGATCTGGAAGGCGACACCTACCATTTGATGGGGTGGGAGGATGACCAGTTGATGGCGTACCTGCGCCTGCTGGACCCGGAATCCCAGGGCGGTGATGTGGTGATCGGCCGCGTGATTACTGCACCGCAGGGCCGCGGCAAAGGGCTGGGGCACGAAATGATGGAACAGGCGTTGAAACAGGCCGAAAAGCATTGGCCGCAAGTGCCGATCTATCTGTCGGCGCAGGCGCATTTGCAGGGGTACTACGGCAAGTACGGGTTTGTTGTGGCGGGTGAGGAGTATCTGGAGGATGACATTCCGCACATTGGGATGCGTCGCCCTTAA
- a CDS encoding substrate-binding periplasmic protein, which produces MPRLHRAFALTGLLLLAQTAAAEKLRLVFDIWPPFTDDTLVNGGLATDIVTTALARAGYASGYEQVPWARALLGVGEGRYDVLVNAWYNDERTRLGQFSGEYLLNRIRFLKRKDTPLDYSNLQQLHTYPIAVVRGYAYSAPFDADTALQKVPVHNFAMAVRMLAADRVKLTLEDEYVAKYYLARESAKVRNSVEFLPKPLSENSLHILVSLKNPQHEQIVAGFDKAIAAMKADGSYDKLLRQHGM; this is translated from the coding sequence ATGCCGCGTTTGCATCGAGCCTTTGCTTTGACCGGATTGCTCTTGCTGGCTCAGACCGCTGCAGCGGAGAAGCTGCGGCTGGTGTTTGATATCTGGCCACCCTTTACCGACGACACGCTGGTCAACGGCGGACTGGCCACCGACATCGTCACGACTGCCCTGGCCCGGGCCGGTTATGCCAGCGGCTACGAGCAGGTGCCTTGGGCGCGGGCGCTGCTCGGTGTCGGCGAAGGCCGCTACGATGTGTTGGTCAACGCTTGGTACAACGATGAACGGACCAGGCTCGGCCAGTTTTCCGGGGAATACCTGCTCAACCGCATTCGCTTTCTCAAGCGCAAAGACACGCCACTCGACTACAGCAATCTGCAACAACTGCACACCTATCCGATTGCGGTGGTGCGCGGTTACGCCTATTCGGCGCCGTTCGATGCCGACACGGCGTTGCAGAAAGTCCCTGTGCATAACTTCGCCATGGCCGTGCGCATGCTCGCGGCGGATCGGGTCAAGCTGACGCTGGAGGATGAGTATGTGGCGAAGTATTACCTGGCGCGGGAATCCGCCAAGGTGCGCAATTCAGTGGAGTTTTTGCCCAAGCCGTTGAGTGAGAACAGCCTGCACATTCTGGTGAGCCTGAAGAATCCGCAGCATGAGCAGATTGTCGCGGGGTTTGATAAGGCGATTGCGGCGATGAAGGCGGATGGGAGTTATGACAAGTTGTTGAGGCAGCATGGGATGTGA
- a CDS encoding winged helix-turn-helix domain-containing protein has product MDVSKTKSSFYRRLYVAYLIDSGLAPSVPTLTEVTGMPRRTAQDTIAALADLDIVCEFEQEEGARNHAGRYRIREWGAIDRGWIERNLRQIKAVLEYP; this is encoded by the coding sequence ATGGACGTCAGCAAGACCAAAAGCAGTTTCTACCGCCGTTTGTATGTGGCGTACCTGATCGACAGCGGTCTGGCGCCGAGTGTGCCGACGCTGACCGAAGTGACCGGCATGCCGCGGCGCACGGCGCAGGACACGATTGCCGCGTTGGCGGATCTGGATATCGTTTGTGAGTTCGAGCAGGAAGAGGGCGCGCGCAACCATGCAGGGCGCTATCGGATTCGTGAGTGGGGGGCGATTGATCGCGGGTGGATCGAGCGTAATTTGCGGCAGATCAAGGCTGTTCTGGAGTATCCCTGA